The stretch of DNA CAATTTAATGCAGCATATACATGGAAAAAGTCACTTTTAAATTAAGATCGGGTGAGGAATTCATCGTCCTGCTAAAGTTATTAAAGCTTCAACAGCTTGCACAAAGTGGCGGCCATGCCAAACTGATGGTAGAAGATGGCTTGGTCAATGTAAATGGGAAAAAAGAAACGCTCAAAAGAAAGAAATTATATGCTGGGGACATTGTTGAGGTGGAAGGGATGACGATAGAAATCATTAATTAAGCTTAGACCGAGCTAGTTGCAAATGAAAAACACCTGCAACGGCGTTGCTGGCGACAAAGGCTTTTATAAAATTGGCTACGTTAGTGATGGTCGTGGTTCTCATAAAAAAAGCCCGGGCCTTGAACGCTTCAAAACCCGGGCTGTGCTATTTTCTAACTTAATTAGAGGTTGTTAGGAATAAGCACCTTTTCTATCACATGAATGACCCCATTAGTGGCTTGCACATCGGTGAGCAGTACCGTAGACACCCCACCATTGGCATCGGTAAGGGTAACCGGTGTTCCAAGATTGACGGTAAAGAAAGCGGGGGTGTTAAGTGTCATGACTTCCATATTGTCCGTTAGCGCAGAAGATCGCACGTTACTTCCGGCTACCACATGGTAGGTCAGTACTTTTGCCAACTGTTCGGTAGAAAGGCCAGCAACTGTTGTGGCTATTGCTTCAAAAGCGCTATTAACTGGCGCAAATACCGTAAAAGGACCTGTTGCTTTCAAGGCATTTACCAAGTCCCCATCAGCGGTCCCCAGTGCACCTACCAGGTCGGAAAAAGCGCTGTTAGCAGCAGCGTGTCCTACCACATCCAGGGGCAAGATCACTGCATCCACAATATGAATCACCCCATTGGTCGCGTCAACATCTGGCGTAGAGACATTGATGCTTCCATTTATTTTTACCGCACCATTTGCCTTTTCAATCAACATGGATAGCTGGTTGTTATCCGGCCCTGTCTCAGCAGCTGTCGTCACATAGGTTTGGCCATCTTGAATCAGTCCAGAAGTCACTTTTGCACCACCTAATACATGATACAATAAGATTTCTTTTAAATCATCATCACTGATGGTCGACAAATCCACCCCAAGCGCATTGAAAGCAGCATTGGTTGGCGCAAATACCGTGAAGGGACCTGTACCTTCCAATACGCTTACCAGGTTAACCCGCTGTAGGGCACTTGCTAAAGTACTAAATTGGGCGTCACCTGTCACAATTTCCACAATATTCTGTGAATCAGCAGGTTGCTCATCATCATCCTTATTGCAGGCTACAAAAGAGAGGGATAAGACCATTAACATGGTCAGCGTGTACATTAACGAATTCTTTTTCATCGTAATACTTTTTAATTTACAAAGTTGTACCCGTTAAACTCCCGCTACCTCGCTTTGTTTGATTCTTTAACATAAAACTTAGGTAAAATGCAAGCTACTTTCCATATGGTCAATCATACGCCAAGGGAGAAAATATATTGTTGAGAAAAGGCGTTCCGGCATGCTTTTTATACACTTCTGCGACCATCACTTTCCCATAATGGAGTCTAGCCTTAAAGACGGGTATTTCACCATAATGGCTTAAGTAGTAATCCTGTTTTTCCAATAATTTATTCCGGAAAGCGAATAAAAGGCCAGGCAATTATTATTGACAATACCACTTGCTTTGCCAATTCTTCTGCATCTTACGCTGGATTAGTTGGGCCAAAGTTACTGCAAAGCATCCGTCATTTGTAACACGCCGATGGCTAGTAGTCCTAATATCCCCACAAACAATACATAATAGAAGGTAGGGACGATGGTTTTTCGGAGCACCAAGCCTTCTTTGCCCAGGAAGCCGACCGTCGCCGAGGCGGCCACCACATTGTGGATGGCGATCATATTGCCCGCGGCGGCGCCCACTGCCTGGAGGGCAACAATCAAGGTCGTTGGCATGGCCAGTCGCTCCGCTACGCCAAATTGGAAGAGACTAAACATGAGGTTGCTCACCGTATTGCTCCCTGCGATAAAGGCACCCAGCGCGCCAATAGAAGGGGCAAACAAGGGGTAGATCTGTCCGACCTGTTCGGACACCCATTCGGCCATAGCAATGGGCATGGCGGGTAGATCGGCAGCATTGCCACCCGAGTTGATGTAGATGCGGACCATGGGGACCGTAAAAATCAAAACAAAGCCTGCGCCGAATAACATCTTAGCGCTTTCGCTAAAGGCTTTTTTAACGGCATTGGCTTCCATTTTGTGCAGGTAAACGGTGATCAAACCAACAATAATGAGAATAGTACCAGGTAGATAAAGTGGTGTACTCGAAGCACTTATGTCTGTTCCTAAAATACCACTCCAACTAATTTTAAGGCTATTCAGCCAACCCTTTAAGGGGAGTTGAGGCAGGCGGCTGAGGACCAGAAAAAAGGCTAGCAAGAGATAGGGTGCCCAAGCTTTTAAGAGTGACACCTTGGTTTTGGTTTTTTTCTCGTCCAATTTTATGGAAATAGTGCCCATCCAATGAAGAGGCCATTCCGTTTCTGGTGGGAAATCCCAGCTTTTTTTAGGTTGCAAAAAGCCTTTTCTCGCCAGGCTTACGACAATGGTCATCCCAACCAATGCGCCTATTAGGGATGGAAATTCGGGGCCTAAAAAAACACCGGTTAGCACATAAGGGAGGGTGAAGGCCAAACCGCCCAGGAGCGTGAAAGGCAATACCTCTAGTCCTTCTTTCCAGGATTTATTTTTCCCAAAATAGCGCGTCATCATGCAGACCATAAAGGTTGGGATCAAGGTCCCCGCGATGGCATGTAAAACAGCGACATTAGTGGTCACCAGTTGTAAATAATCCATGAAATTCAGGTCCAAGGCGCCAAGGCGCGCATCCAGGGTGTCGCTTTGGAGGCCGCCTCGCACCCCTACCAGGATGGGCGTTCCGACTGCCCCGAAAGTCACGGCCGTACTTTGCACCATCATCCCCAGCATCACCGCTGTCATCGCCGGAAAACCAAGGGCGACCATCAGCGGGGCGACCACGGCGGCCGGGGTTCCGAAGCCCGCCGCCCCTTCAATGAAAGATCCAAATAGCCAGGTGATAATCACCACCTGCACTCTCCTATCGGTGCTAATATTCGTAAAACCCTCCCGAATGGCGGAAACGCCACCGGAGTACTTCAGCAGATTGAGTAATAATATGGCACCAAAGATGATGTACAAAATATCAAAGGTGATGAAAAGTCCTTGAATGGAGGAGGCCATCACGTCTACGAAGGGATAATCCCAGGCCCAGAGGGCTACCGCCGCTGTCAGCAAAAAGGAAATGGGCATGGCTATGCGAGCTGGCAAGCGGAAGCCGACTAGCATGATGGCTGCGGCCAGTATGGGTAATAGGGCCAGGAAGGCCAGGGTGCTTAGGGTCATGGTTTTTCGTCGTTTTGTGTTGTAATATAGGGAATGGGGCAATCAAAATTTCAATTCCAATGGCAATGGCAATGGCAATATCAATTTCAATGGCAATGACAATGGCAATGACAATGGCAATGGCAATGGCAATGGCAATGGCAATGGCAATATCAATTTCAATGGCAATGACAATGACAATGGCAATATCAATTTCAATATCAATTTCAATGGCAATGGCAATGGCAATTTCAATCGCAATGGCAATTTCAATTTCAATGGCAATGACAATTTCAATTTCAATTTCAATGGCAATATCAATATCGCCTGTGTCGCTGGGGCTTGCCCCAAACCCTCCGCTACCGAGGGTCAATCCCGATGGGATTGGGGGGACTGGTCGTTCAATGGCAATCAAAATTTCAATGCCTTAACCTCCCCAAAAAAAACCTCCAGCCAAACCTCCACTACCTCTTTCCCTCCAATAACTCCACGTCCCAAAAAAAGCTAAGGGTCAATAGAAATCCCTGCCTGCCGAAGGTAGGAAAATGGCAATTAAAATCAGCCACTCGCGAACCAAATTCACTACACCTTCACTTTTGAAATGTGTTCCAGGGCCAGCATCAAAGCATGGGTTCCTTTTTTGCCATAACCTTGGGCCTCCACGGCTTTATACAATTGATGTACCAAGGCTAACCCAGGTAAAAACAGGTTCATTCTTTTAGCTTCGTCCAGGGCGATTTCCATGTCTTTCACAAAATGTTCTACATAAAAACCAGGTTCAAAATTGCGATTGACGACACGAGGGGCCAAGTTGCTCAAGGTCCAACAGCTAGCAGCGCCGCCGCTGATGGCTTCCAGCATCACGTTCAAATCCAAGCCCGCTTTATAGGCATATAATAGGCCTTCGCAAACACCGACCATGGTACCTGCGATGGTGATTTGGTTGCACATTTTGGTATGTTGGCCTGCCCCGGCAGAACCTTCGTAAATGATGCTTTTACCCATGATCTCAAACAAGGGCATCACCTCATCCACGACTTCTTTATCCCCTCCGACCATAATGGAAAGGGTGCCATTTTTTGCACCGACGTCTCCTCCTGAGACCGGAGCGTCTATTGCGGCAACACCGATGCCTTGGGCGTAGGCGAAAATATCTTCCGCCAAACTAGGCCGGGTGGTGGTCATATCAACTACAACACTTCCTCTATTGGCAGTACTAAGTATTCCATCCTTTTTAAAATAGACTTCTTCCACATCTTCAGGGAAGCCAACAATCGTAAAAATCACATCTGAGGCGGCCGCCACCGCAGCAGGAGAATCGGCCCAGACAGCGCCCTTAGCAATGGCTGGCTGCGCCTTGCTTTTGGTCCGATTATAAACGGTGGCCTTATAACCATTGTCCAACAAGTGTCCGACCATTGAAATTCCCATTACACCTGTTCCTACCCAGCCTATTCGGGTATCTTTAGTTAAGGTAAATGACATTTTTAACGTAGTTTTAGGTTTGCCACAAAATAAGGACTTGTGGAAGTTGTCAATTAAACTGCTAGATTAATAAATATTTCTTCAATGTATTAATTAATAGCCATGAACTTTAACCTCTCCAAAAAAAAACAGGCTTGGGTCGCTCAAATCAGGTCATTTGCCCTAAAAGAGGTGGCTCCTTTTGCGGCCAAATGGGACCAAGACGAACATATACCCCGCGCTCAAATACAAAAATATGCCGACGCTGGCTTTTTTGGGATGACGCTTCCGAGCAAGTATGGCGGACAGGGCCGCTCTGCACTGGAGGCCATTTTGGCTATCGAAGAAGTGGCTCGCCATTGCGGCATTAGCGGTCGCTTGATCGTCGACCATAATTTTGGCGCTGCCATTACTATACTCAACTTTGGGACGGAGGAGCAACGCCAACGCATCTTACCTGGCATTTGCAATGGCCAGCACCTGATGAGCATCGGCATGACGGAGCCGGAAGCGGGTTCTGCCCTGACTGATCTTAGTACGGCTGCCTTTTCAGATGGAAATGATTATGTACTAAATGGCGTCAAACACTGGATAACCGGAGCTGGTGAAAGGGAATACACCCTGGTTTATGCCCGCTTTGAAGGGGTGCCTGGTCCTAAGGGCATTGGTGCCATTCTTGTTCACAAAGATATGCCTGGGTTTCGCTACGAGGGGCGGATTCCTTCTTTAGGGGTCCGTGGGGTACAGGAGGGGATATTGGTCTTTGACAACATGCGGGTGCCGCAGGAAAACCTGGTAGTGCCGCCAGGTTCGGCCTTTAGTCGCCTGATGTCGGCTTATAATGGTCAGCGGGTGGGCGCGTCTGCGGTGGCTTTGGGGATTGCGCAGGGCGCCTTTGATTTTGCCAAATCCTATGCTGACCAGCGGCAGCAATTTGGAAAAAGAATCACGGATTTTCAAGCCATGCAATTTAAATTGGCAGATATGGCTATTGAGCTAGATGCGGCTCGGCTCCTTATTTATCGGGCGGCCAGTAATGCAAAGGCAGCCATCACAGATCGGCACGAGTCGAGCATAGCCAAGGTTTTTGCGTCTGAGATGGCGCTACGTGTGACGAGTGAGGCCATCCAATTGTGTGGCGCCCAGGGATATAGCCGACAGTTACCGCTGGAACGCATGTTTCGGGATGTGCGTTGTTTCACCTTGGCTGGCGGTTCCGCTGAGATTCAACGCATTGGCATTGCGACGACCTTGCTGGGGCGTGCTTTGCCGCAGCATTGAGGAGACGTGGGAAGTCGGAAAGCGGAAGTCGGAAAGGGGAAAGGGAAAATGTGTCCTGAATGCAAGCCTGAAGACAGGACTGGAGGTAAACCAGGGTATTCCGAGTTCCGCTTTCCCAATTCACACTTTTCCCTTCGTCAATTCCAGGCCTAAGTGTTGTTTTTGAAATAGTAAATGCTTACCTTTGCGTCCGCATTTTTAGTTCGGGATGTAGCGCAGCCCGGTAGCGCGTTCGTCTGGGGGGCGAGAGGTCGCAGGTTCAAATCCTGTCATCCCGACAAAATACTGATAATCAGTCACTTATCATTGTTTTTTCCTTTACTGACACCGTTCTGACAAAGGAATTTCAAAGACAATGAAAAAAAAATTTTTGCCTAAATACCAGCCTGCAAGGCTGGTATCAGGCAACCCCCGCTGGTATATCTTATGGTATGCCCCCTTCGGAAAAGATCCGCTCTACCGTTTTCGACAAACTTTTTTGCTGAATAGAATAAAAGATCTAGCACTGCGCAGATTACGCGGTGAAGTACTCGTGGAAAAAATTAACTGGTGGCTGGAACAGGGCTTGCCTTCAGAAAAATTTGATGAGGATACTATTCCGTTGCTGATGGCTAGCACTATTCAGATGAAAAAGCAAATCCCTCAGATCGCCCAGCAACCCGCCATTTCTCGACCGTCTAAATGGGATACTCCGACCAAAGATGCCCTAATTCAGGCTCGCCGACTAAAATGCACTTCTGATCGAAAGGATACGAATACCGCCTATAGCTCTATCATTAGGTTGTTAGAACGATTTATGGAGCAAAAGGGATGGGAACAGATGCCTGTCGGTAATTTCACAAAAGAACATGCTGGCGAATACCTCGATCATTGCCGTTTGGAAAGAAACGTCAATAACAACACTTATAATAATAATCTGATCCAGGCTAAAATGGTATTTAAGGTATTGGTTACTCGTGGTTACTTGGAACAAAATCCTTTTGATGGTTTTCATTCCCTACCCAAACTAAAGAAACAGCGACGTAACTTCTCTGATAAGGAAGCATCAATCGTAGCTGCTGAGATTGCTGAGTGTGATCGATTGCTGTTTTATGGCTTATTATTGCAGTATACTTGTTTTGTAAGACCTTCTGAATTGAGAAGGCTAAAATTTAAAGATATTGATACGGTGAAAGGGTTAGTTTTTGTGGCTGAAGAACATGAAAAAACCCGACGCGAAAAAACATGTACGATTCCTAATGATTTTTTACTCTTTTTTAGAGAACCTTTTTGGGAGAAATATCCTCGCCATTGGTTTTTGTTTGGAGAGGGATGGGCTCCAAATGAGAAGCGTCAATGTGGTGAACGGGAAATGAACCGGCGCCACCGGCTAGTTTTGAAAAACCTATTAAAACAAAAAAAATTGGATGATATTACAGGATTGAGCTGGTACTCCTGGAAAGATACGGGCATCACAGATGCTATTTATGAGCTGCACCCTTCGGCAGTACAAGATCAGGCTAACCACGCTGATATCCAGATGACCCTGAGGTATAGACATCGGCGACCTGTGAATGAGCCAATGAGGTCGTTTAAAAATAAAATTATAAGGAATGAAGAACTTTGACTGGAGGAATAAAAATCGAAGCGCTGCGCGCTAAAAAAAAGGGTAAAAGCCTAAAAGGGCTAAAGTGTTAGTACCGGGCTACTCGAAAGCCAATAACACTGTTCCTGTCCATGGCAAAGTCCCTGACGCGGGACGAAACGCGGCATCTGAGATCGTTCTCGCACCAAGATCCGCCACGAACCACTCGGCGAGTAGAATCTCCGCCCGTAAGCCAGGTGCTGCCATCAGTTGGCGCTCCTTCGTAATTTTCATGCCAATAATCGGTACACCATTCCCACACATTTCCGCTCATATCGTATAAGCCCAATTCGTTGGGAAATTTTAGGCCGACTGGCTTGGTCTGATCATGGCTATTTTGGCCATACCACCCGACTTCATTCAGGTAATTGCTACCCGCATAACTAAATCTGCTTTGGTACTTGCCTCCTCTTGCTGCGTATTCCCATGCTGATTCACTGGGTAAATGGTAGGCTTGTCCTGTTTGGACACTCAGCCACTCACAATATGCGTGGGCTCCATACCAATTTACATAGATCATCGGATGCTTTTCCTGCCCTTTAATACATTCAAAGCCATCTTGACTTTTCTTGATTCCACACTTTGCTCCTAGATAACCACCTTCTAGATTGACCCATCTTTGTCCTTTTTCCTCTTGGTTGCCTTTTGCATTTAGAAATGGTACAAACTGCTCATTCGTAATGGGATAGCGGCCTAAATAGAAACTAGGGACTTCCACTTCATGGATAGGCTGTGCGGCCTCATA from Saprospiraceae bacterium encodes:
- a CDS encoding RNA-binding S4 domain-containing protein gives rise to the protein MEKVTFKLRSGEEFIVLLKLLKLQQLAQSGGHAKLMVEDGLVNVNGKKETLKRKKLYAGDIVEVEGMTIEIIN
- a CDS encoding NAD(P)-dependent oxidoreductase, translating into MSFTLTKDTRIGWVGTGVMGISMVGHLLDNGYKATVYNRTKSKAQPAIAKGAVWADSPAAVAAASDVIFTIVGFPEDVEEVYFKKDGILSTANRGSVVVDMTTTRPSLAEDIFAYAQGIGVAAIDAPVSGGDVGAKNGTLSIMVGGDKEVVDEVMPLFEIMGKSIIYEGSAGAGQHTKMCNQITIAGTMVGVCEGLLYAYKAGLDLNVMLEAISGGAASCWTLSNLAPRVVNRNFEPGFYVEHFVKDMEIALDEAKRMNLFLPGLALVHQLYKAVEAQGYGKKGTHALMLALEHISKVKV
- a CDS encoding acyl-CoA dehydrogenase family protein codes for the protein MNFNLSKKKQAWVAQIRSFALKEVAPFAAKWDQDEHIPRAQIQKYADAGFFGMTLPSKYGGQGRSALEAILAIEEVARHCGISGRLIVDHNFGAAITILNFGTEEQRQRILPGICNGQHLMSIGMTEPEAGSALTDLSTAAFSDGNDYVLNGVKHWITGAGEREYTLVYARFEGVPGPKGIGAILVHKDMPGFRYEGRIPSLGVRGVQEGILVFDNMRVPQENLVVPPGSAFSRLMSAYNGQRVGASAVALGIAQGAFDFAKSYADQRQQFGKRITDFQAMQFKLADMAIELDAARLLIYRAASNAKAAITDRHESSIAKVFASEMALRVTSEAIQLCGAQGYSRQLPLERMFRDVRCFTLAGGSAEIQRIGIATTLLGRALPQH
- a CDS encoding fasciclin domain-containing protein, whose amino-acid sequence is MKKNSLMYTLTMLMVLSLSFVACNKDDDEQPADSQNIVEIVTGDAQFSTLASALQRVNLVSVLEGTGPFTVFAPTNAAFNALGVDLSTISDDDLKEILLYHVLGGAKVTSGLIQDGQTYVTTAAETGPDNNQLSMLIEKANGAVKINGSINVSTPDVDATNGVIHIVDAVILPLDVVGHAAANSAFSDLVGALGTADGDLVNALKATGPFTVFAPVNSAFEAIATTVAGLSTEQLAKVLTYHVVAGSNVRSSALTDNMEVMTLNTPAFFTVNLGTPVTLTDANGGVSTVLLTDVQATNGVIHVIEKVLIPNNL
- a CDS encoding formylglycine-generating enzyme family protein: MINVEVNGIPIAFCYIEGGRFKMGSNDYEAAQPIHEVEVPSFYLGRYPITNEQFVPFLNAKGNQEEKGQRWVNLEGGYLGAKCGIKKSQDGFECIKGQEKHPMIYVNWYGAHAYCEWLSVQTGQAYHLPSESAWEYAARGGKYQSRFSYAGSNYLNEVGWYGQNSHDQTKPVGLKFPNELGLYDMSGNVWEWCTDYWHENYEGAPTDGSTWLTGGDSTRRVVRGGSWCENDLRCRVSSRVRDFAMDRNSVIGFRVARY
- a CDS encoding site-specific integrase, with the protein product MKKKFLPKYQPARLVSGNPRWYILWYAPFGKDPLYRFRQTFLLNRIKDLALRRLRGEVLVEKINWWLEQGLPSEKFDEDTIPLLMASTIQMKKQIPQIAQQPAISRPSKWDTPTKDALIQARRLKCTSDRKDTNTAYSSIIRLLERFMEQKGWEQMPVGNFTKEHAGEYLDHCRLERNVNNNTYNNNLIQAKMVFKVLVTRGYLEQNPFDGFHSLPKLKKQRRNFSDKEASIVAAEIAECDRLLFYGLLLQYTCFVRPSELRRLKFKDIDTVKGLVFVAEEHEKTRREKTCTIPNDFLLFFREPFWEKYPRHWFLFGEGWAPNEKRQCGEREMNRRHRLVLKNLLKQKKLDDITGLSWYSWKDTGITDAIYELHPSAVQDQANHADIQMTLRYRHRRPVNEPMRSFKNKIIRNEEL
- a CDS encoding L-lactate permease; translation: MTLSTLAFLALLPILAAAIMLVGFRLPARIAMPISFLLTAAVALWAWDYPFVDVMASSIQGLFITFDILYIIFGAILLLNLLKYSGGVSAIREGFTNISTDRRVQVVIITWLFGSFIEGAAGFGTPAAVVAPLMVALGFPAMTAVMLGMMVQSTAVTFGAVGTPILVGVRGGLQSDTLDARLGALDLNFMDYLQLVTTNVAVLHAIAGTLIPTFMVCMMTRYFGKNKSWKEGLEVLPFTLLGGLAFTLPYVLTGVFLGPEFPSLIGALVGMTIVVSLARKGFLQPKKSWDFPPETEWPLHWMGTISIKLDEKKTKTKVSLLKAWAPYLLLAFFLVLSRLPQLPLKGWLNSLKISWSGILGTDISASSTPLYLPGTILIIVGLITVYLHKMEANAVKKAFSESAKMLFGAGFVLIFTVPMVRIYINSGGNAADLPAMPIAMAEWVSEQVGQIYPLFAPSIGALGAFIAGSNTVSNLMFSLFQFGVAERLAMPTTLIVALQAVGAAAGNMIAIHNVVAASATVGFLGKEGLVLRKTIVPTFYYVLFVGILGLLAIGVLQMTDALQ